In Pseudomonas fluorescens, the following are encoded in one genomic region:
- a CDS encoding MarC family protein, giving the protein MLHVLFSVYLKMLVLYSPFFVLSCFISLTRGYSRKEQRRLAWKVAVATLVSSVLLYLFGRVIFTVFGITVDAFRIGAGSVLFISALGMAQGKSAVQTDNVQQDVTIVPLTIPLTVGPGTIGALLVMGVSQPHWDDKLTAIVSIALASFTVGVVLFLSGRIERILGDQGLQIVSRLMGLFVCALAAQIIFTGVKGYLVP; this is encoded by the coding sequence ATGCTCCATGTGTTGTTCAGCGTTTATCTGAAGATGCTGGTGCTCTACAGCCCATTCTTCGTGTTGTCCTGCTTCATCAGTCTGACCCGTGGTTATTCGCGCAAGGAGCAGCGTCGGCTGGCCTGGAAAGTAGCGGTCGCTACCCTGGTCTCCAGTGTTCTGTTGTACTTGTTCGGCCGAGTGATTTTCACTGTCTTCGGCATTACCGTGGATGCCTTTCGCATCGGCGCCGGCAGTGTCCTGTTCATCTCCGCACTAGGGATGGCGCAAGGTAAATCGGCGGTACAGACCGACAACGTGCAGCAGGATGTGACCATCGTCCCGCTGACCATTCCGCTGACGGTCGGCCCCGGCACCATCGGCGCCCTGCTGGTGATGGGCGTGAGCCAGCCGCACTGGGACGACAAGCTCACGGCCATTGTCAGTATTGCCCTGGCCAGTTTTACAGTGGGGGTGGTGCTGTTTTTGTCCGGTCGTATCGAGCGCATTCTTGGCGACCAGGGGCTGCAGATCGTCAGCCGCTTGATGGGGTTGTTCGTGTGTGCACTGGCGGCGCAGATCATCTTCACCGGGGTGAAGGGTTATCTGGTGCCTTAA
- a CDS encoding response regulator produces the protein MRWLRIAISLTVTLLTLLCMLPAQATQGSGWAVLLDEQGDLQLSDIRSARYTNQFSPIELDRITAAEPDGALWLRFRLAPGKHEQLLRVFAPDLRQFNMYVLDGDKLIDQSSTGNEQPQSERPLPSSDFMLALPQSDNPLDVYLRLASDHQLRPYITLQSAILAAANQIQTLIYGLLFGCIAMLILHNLIRYTYTRSHSALWLATCEGLLMLSLLLLLNLAGPWLPDWHALQTPGAYLALLMTAPCGLMLAHRFFSPLGPHPLNRLLLGEVLLITACGLMLLFVNTLPLNFITYGLVALAGLTMLFISAYHWQKGYRPARLFVAAMVVFNLGTLVILPALLGLTLIEPHGLLTTLLLVICISGLLMSIALSERQRRITEDRFSISRDLAASNAEINAKAEFLAKISHEIRTPMNGVLGMTELLLGTPLSVKQRDYVQTIHSAGNELLTLINEILDISRLESGQIELDDVQFDLNALIEDCLNIFRAKAEQQNVELISFIQPQVPRVISGDPTRLRQTLLSLLENALKKTDEGEILIVVALDERNTKPRLRIAVQDSGEPMNAEERDALMHAELHSRHFLSATHLGGNLGLVIARQLIRLMQGEFGIKSGSNQGSTLWLTLPLDPDRLEHPTSDLDGPLQGARVLVVDDNETCRKVLVQQCSAWGLNVSAAPSGKEALALLRTKAHLRDYFDVVLLDQNMPGMTGMQLAAKIKEDPSLNHDILLIMLTGISNAPSKIIARNSGIKRILAKPVAGYTLKTTLADELTQRNNGLVATHPVQSDPALPVKVPCDFRILVAEDNSISTKVIRGMLSKLNLQPDTACNGEEALQAMKAQRYDLVLMDCEMPILDGFSATQQLRAWEVGNQRVRTPVVALTAHILAEHKERARQAGMDGHMAKPVELSQLRELIEHWVAQRDQQNRATTQTS, from the coding sequence GTGCGCTGGCTCAGGATTGCCATAAGCTTGACTGTCACTTTGCTGACCTTGCTCTGCATGCTACCGGCCCAGGCCACGCAAGGCAGTGGCTGGGCGGTATTGCTCGACGAACAGGGCGACCTGCAACTGAGCGACATCCGTTCCGCACGTTACACCAATCAATTCAGCCCCATCGAACTCGACCGCATTACCGCGGCCGAACCCGATGGCGCGCTATGGTTGCGATTCAGGCTCGCACCGGGCAAACACGAACAGTTGCTGCGGGTGTTCGCGCCTGACCTGCGCCAGTTCAACATGTACGTACTGGACGGCGACAAGCTGATCGATCAATCCAGCACGGGCAACGAACAGCCGCAATCCGAGCGACCATTGCCCAGCAGCGACTTCATGCTGGCTCTGCCGCAAAGCGACAACCCCCTCGACGTTTACCTGCGGCTGGCCTCCGATCACCAGTTACGACCCTATATCACCCTGCAATCGGCGATCCTCGCGGCTGCCAACCAGATCCAGACGCTGATCTATGGCCTGCTGTTCGGTTGCATCGCCATGTTGATCCTGCACAATCTCATCCGCTACACCTACACCCGCTCGCACAGTGCCCTCTGGTTGGCGACGTGCGAAGGGCTGTTGATGCTCAGCCTGCTGTTGTTGCTGAACCTCGCCGGTCCCTGGCTACCGGACTGGCATGCACTGCAAACGCCGGGGGCTTACCTGGCATTGTTAATGACTGCGCCCTGCGGCCTGATGCTTGCCCATCGTTTCTTCTCCCCGCTCGGGCCGCATCCGCTGAATCGGTTGCTGCTCGGCGAGGTCCTGCTCATCACCGCCTGCGGCCTGATGCTGCTGTTCGTCAATACCTTGCCGCTGAACTTCATTACCTATGGCCTGGTGGCCCTGGCAGGCCTGACCATGCTGTTCATCAGCGCCTATCACTGGCAAAAAGGTTATCGCCCGGCTCGCCTCTTCGTGGCGGCCATGGTGGTGTTCAACCTCGGGACACTGGTCATCCTGCCGGCGCTGTTGGGGCTGACCCTGATCGAACCCCATGGCCTGCTCACCACCTTGCTGCTGGTCATCTGCATCAGCGGCCTGCTGATGAGCATTGCATTGAGCGAGCGCCAACGCCGCATCACCGAAGACCGTTTCAGCATCAGTCGTGACCTGGCGGCCAGCAACGCCGAGATCAACGCCAAGGCAGAGTTCCTGGCGAAGATCAGCCATGAAATCCGCACCCCGATGAACGGTGTCCTCGGCATGACCGAGCTGCTGCTGGGCACGCCGCTTTCGGTCAAGCAACGCGACTATGTGCAGACGATCCACAGCGCTGGCAACGAGCTGCTGACACTGATCAACGAAATTCTCGACATCTCCAGACTCGAGTCCGGGCAGATCGAGCTGGACGATGTGCAGTTCGACCTCAACGCGCTGATCGAAGACTGCCTGAACATCTTCCGCGCCAAGGCCGAGCAGCAAAACGTCGAGTTGATCAGCTTCATCCAGCCGCAAGTGCCGCGGGTGATCAGCGGTGACCCCACACGCCTGCGCCAGACGCTGTTGAGCCTGCTTGAAAACGCCCTGAAAAAAACCGATGAGGGCGAAATCCTGATCGTCGTGGCGCTCGACGAGCGCAACACCAAGCCACGCCTGCGTATCGCCGTGCAGGACAGCGGCGAGCCCATGAACGCCGAAGAACGCGACGCCCTGATGCACGCAGAACTGCACAGCCGGCATTTCCTTTCGGCCACCCACCTGGGCGGCAACCTGGGGCTGGTGATTGCCCGCCAGCTGATCCGCTTGATGCAGGGAGAATTCGGGATCAAGAGTGGCAGCAACCAGGGCAGCACCCTGTGGCTGACCCTGCCGCTGGACCCGGATCGCCTCGAACACCCGACCTCCGACCTCGACGGCCCGCTGCAAGGTGCGCGGGTATTGGTGGTGGACGATAATGAAACCTGTCGCAAGGTGCTGGTGCAGCAATGCAGCGCCTGGGGCCTGAATGTCAGCGCCGCGCCTTCCGGCAAGGAGGCGCTCGCACTGCTGCGCACCAAGGCTCATTTGCGCGATTACTTCGATGTGGTCCTGCTGGACCAGAACATGCCCGGCATGACCGGCATGCAACTGGCGGCCAAGATCAAGGAAGACCCGAGCCTGAACCATGACATCCTGCTGATCATGCTCACAGGCATCAGCAACGCACCGAGCAAGATCATCGCGCGCAACTCCGGGATCAAGCGCATCCTCGCCAAACCGGTGGCCGGCTACACCCTCAAGACCACACTGGCCGACGAACTGACCCAACGCAACAACGGTCTCGTCGCCACCCACCCAGTGCAAAGCGATCCGGCCCTGCCGGTCAAGGTCCCCTGCGACTTCCGCATTCTGGTGGCCGAAGACAACAGCATTTCGACCAAGGTGATCCGCGGCATGCTGAGCAAGCTCAACCTGCAACCGGATACCGCCTGCAACGGCGAAGAAGCCTTGCAGGCGATGAAGGCCCAACGCTACGACCTGGTGCTGATGGACTGCGAAATGCCCATCCTCGATGGCTTTTCGGCTACCCAGCAGCTGCGCGCCTGGGAAGTCGGCAACCAGCGGGTTCGCACCCCTGTGGTGGCGTTGACCGCCCATATCCTTGCCGAACACAAAGAGCGTGCGCGCCAGGCCGGCATGGACGGACACATGGCCAAGCCGGTGGAACTGTCGCAGTTGCGCGAACTGATCGAGCATTGGGTCGCCCAGCGTGACCAGCAGAATCGCGCAACGACCCAAACGTCCTGA
- the purD gene encoding phosphoribosylamine--glycine ligase: MNVLIIGSGGREHALAWKVAQDPRVQKVFVAPGNAGTAIEAKCENVAIDVLALEQLADFAEKNVSLTIVGPEVPLVAGVVDLFRSRGLDCFGPTAGAAQLEGSKAFTKDFLARHKIPTADYQNFTEIEPALAYLREKGAPIVIKADGLAAGKGVIVAMTLAEAEDAVRDMLAGNAFGDAGSRVVIEEFLDGEEASFIVMVDGKNVLPMATSQDHKRVGDGDTGPNTGGMGAYSPAPVVTAEVHKRVMDLVIWPTVRGMAEEGNVYTGFLYAGLMIDKAGNPKVIEFNCRFGDPETQPVMLRLQSSLVLLVEAALAQALDKVEAQWDPRPSVGIVLAAGGYPGDYAKGVAINGLDAAAALEGKVFHAGTALKDGQVVTAGGRVLCATAMGASVDAAQQQAYKLAASIDWEGCFYRKDIGYRAIARERGENQE, encoded by the coding sequence ATGAATGTTTTGATCATTGGCAGCGGTGGCCGTGAACACGCCCTGGCCTGGAAAGTGGCTCAGGATCCGCGCGTGCAGAAGGTGTTCGTGGCTCCGGGCAACGCCGGTACCGCCATCGAAGCCAAGTGCGAGAACGTCGCCATCGACGTACTGGCGCTTGAGCAACTGGCAGACTTTGCCGAGAAAAACGTTTCCCTGACCATCGTTGGCCCTGAAGTGCCGCTGGTTGCCGGTGTTGTGGATCTGTTCCGTAGCCGTGGCCTGGATTGCTTCGGTCCGACCGCTGGCGCCGCACAGCTGGAAGGTTCGAAAGCCTTCACCAAGGACTTCCTGGCTCGCCACAAGATCCCGACTGCCGACTACCAGAACTTCACCGAAATCGAGCCGGCCCTGGCCTACCTGCGTGAAAAAGGCGCTCCGATCGTGATCAAGGCCGACGGCCTGGCCGCGGGTAAAGGCGTGATCGTCGCCATGACCCTGGCCGAAGCCGAAGACGCCGTGCGCGACATGCTGGCGGGCAATGCCTTCGGCGATGCGGGTTCGCGTGTAGTCATCGAAGAGTTCCTGGACGGCGAAGAAGCCAGCTTCATCGTCATGGTCGACGGCAAGAACGTGCTGCCGATGGCCACCAGCCAGGACCACAAACGCGTCGGCGACGGCGACACCGGTCCAAACACCGGCGGCATGGGTGCTTACTCCCCGGCGCCAGTGGTCACCGCCGAGGTGCACAAGCGCGTCATGGACCTGGTGATCTGGCCGACCGTGCGCGGCATGGCCGAGGAAGGCAACGTCTACACTGGTTTCCTGTACGCTGGTCTGATGATCGACAAGGCTGGTAACCCAAAAGTCATCGAGTTCAACTGCCGCTTCGGCGACCCTGAGACCCAACCGGTGATGCTGCGCCTGCAGTCGAGCCTGGTGCTGCTGGTGGAAGCCGCCCTGGCCCAAGCGCTGGACAAGGTCGAAGCACAATGGGATCCACGCCCGAGCGTCGGCATCGTGCTGGCCGCTGGCGGCTATCCTGGTGACTACGCCAAGGGCGTGGCCATCAATGGCCTGGATGCAGCAGCAGCACTGGAAGGCAAAGTCTTCCACGCCGGTACTGCGCTCAAGGACGGTCAAGTCGTAACGGCCGGTGGTCGGGTGCTTTGCGCCACGGCCATGGGCGCCAGCGTCGACGCTGCACAGCAGCAGGCTTACAAACTGGCGGCATCGATTGACTGGGAAGGCTGTTTCTATCGCAAGGACATTGGCTACCGTGCCATTGCCCGCGAGCGTGGCGAAAATCAGGAATAA
- the purH gene encoding bifunctional phosphoribosylaminoimidazolecarboxamide formyltransferase/IMP cyclohydrolase, whose protein sequence is MTDQTTRLPIRRALISVSDKTGILEFAKELEALGVEILSTGGTFKLLQDNGVAAVEVADYTGFAEMMDGRVKTLHPKIHGGILGRRGIDDAIMNEHGIKPIDLVAVNLYPFEATISKPGCDLPTAIENIDIGGPTMVRSAAKNHKDVAIVVNAGDYASVLESLKAGGLTYAQRFDLMLKAFEHTAAYDGMIANYMGTVNQAAETLSTSGRSEFPRTFNSQFIKAQEMRYGENPHQSAAFYVEAKPAEVGIATATQLQGKELSYNNVADTDAALECVKSFVKPACVIVKHANPCGVAVSPDAEGGIRQAYELAYATDTESAFGGIIAFNRELDAETAKAIVERQFVEVIIAPSVSEEARAIVAAKANVRLLACGEWSADRAAAWDYKRVNGGLLVQSRDIGMIGADDLKVVTKRAPSEQEIHDLIFAWKVAKYVKSNAIVYAKNRQTIGVGAGQMSRVNSARIAAIKAEHAGLQVAGSVMASDAFFPFRDGLDNAAKAGVTAVIQPGGSMRDAEVIAAADEAGIAMVFTGMRHFRH, encoded by the coding sequence ATGACCGACCAGACTACCCGCCTGCCGATCCGCCGCGCCTTGATCAGCGTTTCCGACAAGACCGGGATCCTCGAATTCGCCAAGGAGCTTGAAGCCCTCGGCGTCGAGATCCTCTCCACCGGCGGAACGTTCAAGCTGCTGCAGGACAACGGCGTTGCCGCAGTGGAAGTCGCTGATTACACCGGCTTTGCGGAAATGATGGACGGCCGGGTGAAGACCCTGCACCCGAAAATCCACGGCGGGATCCTCGGTCGTCGCGGTATCGACGACGCCATCATGAACGAGCACGGCATCAAGCCGATCGACCTGGTAGCGGTCAACCTGTACCCGTTCGAAGCCACCATCAGCAAGCCAGGCTGCGACCTGCCGACCGCCATCGAGAACATCGACATCGGCGGCCCGACCATGGTTCGTTCGGCAGCGAAAAACCATAAAGACGTGGCCATCGTGGTCAACGCCGGCGATTACGCCAGCGTCCTGGAAAGCCTCAAGGCCGGTGGCCTGACCTACGCCCAGCGTTTCGACCTGATGCTCAAGGCCTTCGAGCACACCGCCGCCTACGACGGCATGATCGCCAACTACATGGGCACCGTGAACCAGGCAGCCGAAACCCTCTCGACCTCCGGCCGCAGCGAGTTCCCGCGCACCTTCAACAGCCAGTTCATCAAGGCCCAGGAAATGCGCTACGGCGAGAACCCGCACCAGAGCGCGGCGTTCTATGTTGAAGCCAAGCCTGCCGAAGTCGGCATCGCCACCGCGACCCAACTGCAAGGCAAGGAACTGTCGTACAACAACGTGGCCGACACCGACGCCGCGCTGGAATGCGTGAAGAGCTTCGTCAAGCCGGCTTGCGTAATCGTCAAGCACGCCAACCCGTGCGGCGTGGCTGTCAGCCCTGATGCCGAAGGCGGCATCCGTCAGGCCTACGAACTGGCCTACGCTACCGACACTGAATCGGCGTTCGGCGGCATCATCGCCTTCAACCGTGAACTGGACGCCGAGACCGCCAAGGCCATCGTCGAACGTCAGTTCGTCGAAGTGATTATCGCTCCATCGGTCAGCGAAGAAGCCCGCGCCATCGTCGCCGCCAAAGCCAACGTACGCCTGCTGGCCTGCGGCGAGTGGTCGGCTGACCGCGCGGCGGCCTGGGACTACAAGCGCGTCAACGGTGGCCTGCTGGTACAGAGCCGCGACATCGGCATGATCGGCGCCGATGACCTGAAAGTGGTGACCAAGCGTGCACCGTCCGAACAGGAAATCCACGACCTGATCTTCGCCTGGAAAGTCGCCAAGTACGTCAAGTCCAACGCCATCGTCTACGCCAAGAATCGCCAGACCATCGGTGTCGGCGCCGGCCAGATGAGCCGCGTGAACTCCGCGCGAATTGCTGCAATCAAGGCAGAACATGCTGGATTGCAGGTAGCCGGTTCGGTGATGGCTTCCGACGCATTCTTCCCGTTCCGCGACGGTCTGGACAATGCGGCCAAGGCGGGCGTGACTGCCGTGATCCAACCAGGCGGCTCGATGCGTGATGCCGAAGTGATTGCTGCTGCCGACGAAGCCGGCATCGCGATGGTGTTCACCGGCATGCGCCACTTCCGTCACTAA
- the fis gene encoding DNA-binding transcriptional regulator Fis, translated as MTMMTETLVSGTTPVSDNVNLKQHLNTPSEEGQTLRGSVEKALHNYFAHLEGAAVTDVYNLVLSEVEAPLLECVMNYVKGNQTKASEMLGLNRGTLRKKLKQYDLL; from the coding sequence ATGACGATGATGACCGAGACTTTAGTGAGTGGAACAACACCCGTGAGCGACAACGTAAATTTGAAACAGCACCTCAATACGCCAAGCGAAGAAGGCCAGACCCTTCGCGGGAGTGTCGAGAAGGCGCTGCACAATTATTTCGCCCACCTTGAGGGCGCTGCCGTCACGGATGTGTACAACCTGGTGCTCTCCGAAGTCGAGGCTCCCCTGCTCGAGTGCGTGATGAATTACGTCAAGGGCAACCAGACCAAGGCCAGCGAGATGCTCGGGCTGAACCGGGGCACGCTGCGCAAGAAACTCAAGCAGTACGATTTGCTGTAA
- the dusB gene encoding tRNA dihydrouridine synthase DusB — MSAVRIGPYTLHNSLILAPMAGVTDQPFRQLCKRLGAGLVVSEMVTSDMSLWNTRKSRMRMIHEGDPEPRSVQIAGGDAQMLADAARANVELGAQIIDINMGCPAKKVCNKAAGSALLKDEALVTEILQAVVAAVDVPVTLKIRTGWDRDNKNGLTVAKIAEQAGITALAVHGRTRADLYTGEAEYDTIAAIKQAVSIPVFANGDIDSPEKARYVLDATGADGLLIGRAAQGRPWIFREIDHFLRTGEKLPALELIEVERILLEHLAALHAFYGDVMGVRIARKHVGWYLATLPGAREFRAHFNRLDGTDTQCANVRAFFAERYKSLTGDGEWVAA; from the coding sequence ATGTCGGCGGTACGCATCGGCCCATACACATTACATAACAGCTTGATTCTCGCCCCCATGGCGGGAGTCACCGACCAGCCCTTTCGTCAGCTGTGCAAGCGCTTGGGCGCGGGCCTGGTCGTCTCGGAAATGGTCACCAGCGACATGAGTTTGTGGAACACCCGCAAATCGCGCATGCGCATGATCCACGAAGGCGATCCCGAGCCACGCTCGGTACAGATCGCCGGTGGTGATGCGCAGATGCTGGCGGACGCGGCCCGGGCCAACGTCGAGCTGGGCGCACAGATTATTGATATCAACATGGGTTGTCCGGCGAAGAAGGTCTGCAACAAGGCCGCCGGTTCCGCCCTGTTGAAGGATGAAGCATTGGTCACCGAGATCCTGCAGGCCGTCGTGGCTGCGGTCGATGTGCCGGTGACCCTGAAGATCCGGACCGGCTGGGACCGGGACAACAAGAACGGCCTGACGGTGGCGAAGATCGCCGAACAGGCAGGCATTACGGCGCTGGCGGTGCATGGCCGCACCCGAGCCGACCTGTACACCGGTGAAGCCGAGTACGACACCATTGCCGCGATCAAGCAGGCGGTGTCGATTCCGGTCTTCGCCAATGGCGATATCGATTCGCCGGAAAAGGCCCGATACGTGCTCGACGCGACCGGTGCCGATGGCCTGTTGATTGGCCGGGCTGCCCAGGGGCGGCCATGGATTTTTCGCGAGATCGACCATTTCCTGCGTACCGGCGAGAAACTCCCGGCGCTGGAACTGATCGAGGTGGAACGCATTCTGCTAGAGCATCTGGCCGCCCTGCACGCCTTCTATGGCGATGTCATGGGTGTGCGCATTGCTCGAAAGCATGTGGGCTGGTATCTCGCAACCCTGCCGGGCGCCAGGGAGTTTCGCGCCCACTTCAATCGTTTGGATGGTACGGATACACAATGCGCCAACGTTCGGGCGTTTTTCGCCGAGCGTTACAAGAGCCTGACAGGGGACGGAGAGTGGGTGGCCGCATGA
- a CDS encoding DUF3426 domain-containing protein: protein MTDSFVTQCPHCQTSFRVSHAQLSVARGVVRCGSCLQVFNAARQLLEQAGKESPVATPLPPVQPAEPLDPTPPRAISQKQWSATELDLDSLDLDEELARLEQREIQPTTEFGRHRDDSLSARRDSTGQDDEGPWSDSLFSASAADRAPVDEPLDSLEAPEPTPEPSKASRTEPSLSLEPVDLDDEQQPPQLRLNDPLDAPLSHERLSAADESEIDDDLPSIEPLRKRRERSEPGVRAEMLQDLTDDPLQLDWQKRRSPWGRRLLWLLLVLIAAGALAGQYIAYHFDELARQDQYRPWFQQLCPQIGCTVPSKVDIAKIKSSNLVVRSHPEFNGALVVDAIIYNRAPFSQPFPLLELRFADLNGHLIASRRFKPGEYLNGDLEGMAEMPPQTPIHIALDILDPGAKAVNYSLSFHSPE, encoded by the coding sequence ATGACCGATAGCTTCGTCACTCAGTGCCCGCATTGCCAAACCAGCTTCCGCGTCAGCCATGCCCAGTTGAGCGTGGCGCGCGGGGTGGTTCGTTGCGGCTCCTGCCTGCAGGTGTTCAATGCCGCCAGGCAGTTGCTTGAGCAGGCCGGCAAGGAATCACCGGTCGCGACGCCGCTCCCGCCTGTGCAGCCTGCGGAGCCCCTCGATCCAACGCCACCGCGCGCCATCAGCCAAAAGCAATGGAGCGCGACCGAACTGGACCTGGACAGTCTCGACCTCGACGAAGAGCTCGCCCGGCTCGAACAGCGGGAAATCCAGCCCACCACCGAGTTCGGCCGCCATCGCGACGACTCGCTGAGTGCCCGTCGCGATAGCACCGGGCAGGACGACGAGGGGCCGTGGTCCGACAGCCTGTTCAGTGCGTCGGCGGCCGATCGTGCGCCAGTCGACGAACCACTCGATAGCCTTGAAGCGCCAGAGCCGACACCTGAACCGAGCAAAGCCTCGCGCACCGAACCTTCGCTGTCCCTGGAACCGGTTGATCTCGACGACGAGCAGCAACCACCCCAGCTGCGCCTGAACGACCCGCTCGATGCACCGCTGAGCCACGAACGCCTGTCGGCCGCCGACGAGAGCGAAATCGACGACGACCTGCCCTCGATCGAACCGCTGCGCAAGCGACGCGAACGCAGCGAACCGGGCGTGCGCGCCGAGATGCTGCAAGACCTGACCGACGATCCGCTGCAACTGGACTGGCAAAAACGCCGCTCGCCCTGGGGGCGGCGGCTGTTGTGGTTGCTGCTGGTGCTGATTGCCGCTGGCGCCCTCGCCGGCCAGTACATCGCCTACCATTTCGACGAATTGGCGCGACAGGATCAATATCGCCCGTGGTTCCAGCAACTGTGCCCGCAAATCGGCTGCACCGTGCCCTCCAAGGTCGACATCGCGAAAATCAAGAGCAGCAACCTGGTGGTGCGCAGCCATCCCGAGTTCAATGGCGCCCTGGTAGTCGATGCGATCATCTATAACCGCGCGCCCTTCTCCCAGCCCTTCCCGCTGCTGGAACTGCGCTTCGCCGACCTCAATGGCCACCTGATCGCCAGTCGCCGCTTCAAACCCGGCGAGTACCTCAATGGCGATCTCGAAGGCATGGCGGAAATGCCTCCGCAAACGCCGATCCACATTGCCCTGGACATTCTCGACCCTGGTGCCAAGGCCGTGAACTACAGTTTGAGCTTTCACTCTCCGGAGTGA
- the prmA gene encoding 50S ribosomal protein L11 methyltransferase has translation MPWLQVRLAISPEQAETYEDAFLEVGAVSVTFMDAEDQPIFEPELNTTPLWSHTHLLALFEGGTEPGPVLAHLELLTGSPLPEHHSEVIEDQDWERSWMDNFQPMRFGQRLWIVPSWHAAPEPDAVNLLLDPGLAFGTGTHPTTALCLEWLDGQDLKDCNVLDFGCGSGILAIAALLLGAKEAVGTDIDVQALEASRDNAGRNNIADELFPLYLPQDLPQVQADVLVANILAGPLVSLAPQLSGLVKSGGRLALSGILAEQGDEVAAAYAKDFDLDPIANRDGWVRITGRRR, from the coding sequence ATGCCTTGGCTGCAAGTACGTCTCGCCATCAGCCCAGAACAAGCCGAAACCTATGAAGACGCTTTCCTTGAAGTGGGCGCCGTGTCGGTGACCTTCATGGACGCCGAAGATCAGCCGATCTTCGAGCCGGAACTCAACACCACGCCACTGTGGTCTCACACGCACCTGCTGGCCCTGTTCGAAGGTGGCACCGAGCCAGGCCCGGTACTGGCCCATCTGGAGCTGCTGACCGGCAGCCCGCTGCCTGAACACCACAGCGAAGTGATCGAAGACCAGGACTGGGAACGCAGCTGGATGGACAATTTCCAGCCAATGCGCTTCGGCCAGCGCCTGTGGATCGTGCCGAGCTGGCACGCCGCGCCGGAACCTGACGCAGTGAATCTGCTGCTAGACCCGGGCCTGGCGTTCGGCACCGGCACCCACCCGACCACCGCGCTGTGCCTGGAATGGCTCGACGGCCAGGACCTGAAGGACTGCAACGTGCTGGACTTTGGCTGCGGCTCGGGGATTCTGGCGATTGCCGCCCTGCTGCTGGGCGCGAAAGAAGCGGTCGGCACCGATATCGACGTGCAGGCACTGGAAGCCTCGCGCGACAATGCCGGACGCAACAACATTGCCGATGAGCTCTTCCCGCTGTATCTGCCGCAAGACTTGCCACAGGTTCAGGCTGACGTGCTGGTGGCCAACATTCTTGCCGGCCCGCTGGTCTCCCTGGCGCCGCAGTTGTCCGGTCTGGTCAAGTCCGGCGGTCGCCTGGCGCTGTCGGGCATCCTCGCCGAGCAAGGCGATGAAGTCGCTGCGGCCTATGCCAAAGACTTCGATCTGGACCCGATCGCCAATCGCGATGGCTGGGTGCGCATCACTGGCCGTCGGCGCTAG